In Torulaspora delbrueckii CBS 1146 chromosome 1, complete genome, one genomic interval encodes:
- the PNO1 gene encoding Pno1p (similar to Saccharomyces cerevisiae PNO1 (YOR145C); ancestral locus Anc_5.482), with translation MVAPTALRKSEVATGNGEIDGASRIIGVNNKESIDDEDDDDVMLGQEAEVQEAANEEGVKKQSKESKGVVLDDQGKPRFGSANLAKEGKVKLESRKVAVPPHRMTPLRNNWTKIYPPLVEHLKLQVRMNLKTKSVELRTNPKHTTDPGALQKGADFIKAFTLGFDLDDSIALLRLDDLYIETFEIKDVKTLNGDHLSRAIGRIAGKDGKTKFAIENATRTRIVLADSKIHILGGFTHIRMAREAVVSLILGSPPGKVYGNLRTVASRLKERY, from the coding sequence atggtgGCACCAACTGCTTTGAGGAAATCAGAAGTGGCAACTGgaaatggagaaattgaTGGAGCTAGTAGGATCATTGGTGTTAATAATAAGGAAAGTATTgacgatgaggacgatgacgatgttATGTTGGgtcaagaagctgaagTTCAGGAGGCTGCAAATGAAGAGGGTGTAAAGAAGCAGTCGAAAGAATCGAAAGGTGTGGTATTGGATGATCAAGGAAAACCACGTTTTGGCTCCGCCAATCTTGCCAAGGAGGGAAAGGTAAAGTTGGAGAGTAGAAAGGTTGCAGTTCCTCCTCATAGAATGACTCctttgagaaacaactGGACAAAAATTTACCCACCTTTAGTGGAGCATTTGAAACTTCAGGTTagaatgaatttgaagacaaaATCCGTGGAACTGAGGACAAACCCAAAACATACTACAGATCCAGGAGCTTTACAGAAAGGTGCTGATTTCATAAAGGCGTTCACTTTGGGGTTTGACCTCGATGATTCTATCGCTTTGCTGAGATTGGATGATCTTTACATCGAGACATTTGAAATTAAGGATGTCAAGACTCTAAATGGGGACCATCTTTCGAGAGCCATTGGTCGTATTGCAGGTAAGGACGGTAAGACCAAGTTTGCCATCGAAAATGCTACGAGGACGAGAATTGTCTTAGCCGATTCAAAGATTCATATTTTAGGTGGGTTCACACATATTAGAATGGCAAGAGAAGCTGTGGTAAGTTTGATTTTAGGTTCTCCACCGGGCAAAGTTTATGGTAATTTACGTACTGTCGCCTCTAGGCTGAAGGAACGCTACTAA
- the MDM32 gene encoding Mdm32p (similar to Saccharomyces cerevisiae MDM32 (YOR147W); ancestral locus Anc_5.483) → MRPFYSRTLIWTSISSFCSRNAFRTHSALKGQYNFSKLRCLHSGSTFMNRSSERHEDLMSKNTDYLHVQNILLRKNQERMNKKQVLSEATNFYERFKINTKWLLIRGNRPFSANEISTMFSWLLISQIVWIILGTTTFVSILLLIFNTVFAKEMVGKCIGKLLNVFLEDVDIKFEDALVPEWKKGCIRFNKVELKTINRDDSVDQSADNSEQNLKFSLKFHEIELTLSLKKWLLGNGPINDLSVYGMRGDVSVNYAYEQTPQDLFIDWFSNKEYRLGRVQLTDSCVNIHDEQLDMKYRVSIYNLVMPQLRFEWMIPDFFNADVATGAINHSLFTIHKRQHKLVYSNELERDLSPWKRITRLKLDSINVKDLGLNKSNVFNWFEDGNLEITADIMLPHESDENKENKYMVLDFRFKFKDLRARFPDNAPRLSTGEELISLEELKPLISFINTQNGYFRSMVNIENTNAVWNAPNVSVNKVVSYPNVTVIPSAQWNDGEDEVGSKGQEIIKFHEQPFHNNNEIVLRCRIAKNIQELNDKVMFQETGVYDTLSMELYVDLIRMVEEWEYKKKNDFMKLWGTTVASQLLLFGIGAMV, encoded by the coding sequence ATGAGGCCGTTTTACAGCCGAACTCTGATATGGACTTCAATATCGTCATTCTGCTCTCGAAATGCCTTTCGAACCCACTCAGCCCTCAAAGGTCAGTATAACTTCTCAAAGCTACGATGTCTGCACAGTGGGAGCACATTTATGAATAGGTCTAGTGAAAGACATGAGGATTTGATGTCAAAGAATACTGACTACTTGCATGTTCAGAATATTTTACTTCGAAAGAATCAGGAAaggatgaacaagaagcaGGTTCTCTCTGAGGCAACAAACTTTTATGAGagattcaaaatcaatACAAAATGGTTGCTGATTCGAGGTAATAGACCATTTTCTGCTAATGAGATTAGTACAATGTTCTCTTGGCTGCTCATCTCTCAAATCGTCTGGATCATCCTGGGTACCACCACCTTCGTTTCCATCCTATTACTTATCTTCAACACAGTTTTCGCCAAGGAAATGGTCGGAAAGTGTATAGGGAAACTTCTCAACGTTTTTCTGGAGGATGTTGACATAAAGTTCGAAGATGCTCTGGTACCGGAGTGGAAGAAAGGCTGTATTCGTTTCAATAAGGTGGAATTGAAGACGATTAATCGAGATGATAGTGTGGATCAAAGTGCCGATAATTCTGAGCAAAACTTGAAGTTCAGCCTAAAATTTCACGAAATCGAACTGACCttatcattgaagaaatggcTATTGGGAAATGGGCCAATCAATGATTTGTCAGTTTATGGTATGAGAGGTGATGTAAGCGTAAACTACGCCTACGAGCAAACTCCACAGGATTTATTCATCGATTGGTTTTCTAACAAGGAGTATCGTTTAGGAAGAGTACAATTAACAGATTCGTGCGTTAACATTCATGATGAACAGCTCGATATGAAATACAGGGTTTCTATCTACAACTTAGTGATGCCTCAATTAAGGTTCGAATGGATGATTCCCGATTTCTTTAATGCCGATGTTGCAACAGGGGCCATCAACCATTCACTTTTTACAATTCACAAGAGGCAACATAAACTGGTATATTCGAATGAGCTAGAAAGAGATCTTTCCCCTTGGAAGAGAATCACTAGATTGAAATTAGATTCCATCAATGTTAAAGATTTGGGGTTGAACAAGAGTAACGTATTTAATTGGTTTGAGGATGGAAATTTAGAGATAACTGCAGATATTATGCTGCCAcatgaaagtgatgaaaacaaagaaaacaaatATATGGTGCTAGACTTTCGGTTCAAATTTAAGGATCTAAGGGCGCGCTTTCCTGACAATGCACCAAGATTATCTACAGGGGAAGAACTTATCTCATTGGAGGAGCTGAAACCTCTGATCTCTTTTATCAACACCCAAAATGGTTATTTCCGATCAATGGTGAATATAGAGAATACCAATGCGGTTTGGAATGCTCCCAATGTGTCAGTCAATAAGGTTGTTTCATATCCAAATGTCACAGTAATACCATCTGCTCAATGGAACGACGGCGAGGACGAGGTAGGCTCAAAAGGGCAGGAAATAATCAAGTTCCATGAACAGCCATTCCATAATAACAACGAAATTGTTCTCCGTTGTCGGATAGCGAAGAACATCCAGGAGTTAAATGACAAGGTGATGTTCCAAGAGACAGGTGTCTATGACACTTTAAGCATGGAACTGTACGTGGACCTTATTAGAATGGTGGAAGAATGGGAGtataagaagaagaatgattttATGAAGCTATGGGGCACCACGGTTGCCTCACAGCTCTTGTTGTTTGGTATCGGAGCCATGGTCTGA
- the SPP2 gene encoding spliceosome ATPase-activating subunit SPP2 (similar to Saccharomyces cerevisiae SPP2 (YOR148C); ancestral locus Anc_5.484): protein MNGGFCLNLNKKSKNGQKDAKKRKRQNVFGGDEGAGGKAKISITHVEEFKEKKPKQLVIKAKRLVSTLAEALDVKEETEVKFGLINSTDDDQELPNDKSVTRERLTNSESRWLSNIPETTTEEEYEAVPVEDFGKAMLRGMGWDSDEEDDSNEQKKIKLPHEEARPLFMGIGAKAHSKGREPSHTPDDSFLPIVRVIRDQASERTLE, encoded by the coding sequence ATGAATGGTGGATTTTGCCTGAACCTCAATAAGAAGTCGAAAAATGGCCAAAAGGATGCTAAGAAACGGAAGAGACAGAATGTCTTCGGTGGAGATGAAGGTGCAGGAGGTAAGGCTAAGATCAGTATAACACATGTCGAAGAGTTTAAGGAAAAGAAACCCAAACAGTTGGTTATTAAGGCTAAGAGGCTAGTATCAACATTAGCGGAGGCACTGGATGTAAAAGAAGAGACTGAAGTTAAATTTGGATTAATAAATTCGACAGatgatgatcaagaacTGCCAAACGATAAGTCGGTTACTAGAGAACGTCTGACAAATTCAGAAAGCCGATGGTTAAGTAATATTCCTGAGACCacaactgaagaagaatatgaagCAGTTCcagttgaagattttggGAAAGCAATGTTGAGAGGAATGGGATGGGATagcgatgaggaagatgatTCCAATGAACAGAAAAAGATTAAACTGCCGCATGAGGAAGCTAGGCCACTTTTCATGGGAATCGGTGCCAAAGCACATTCTAAAGGTCGGGAACCCAGTCATACCCCGGACGACTCTTTCCTGCCGATCGTCAGGGTCATAAGAGATCAGGCGAGCGAGCGAACTCTTGAATGA
- the SHE9 gene encoding She9p (similar to Saccharomyces cerevisiae SHE9 (YDR393W); ancestral locus Anc_5.485), with product MIPRRQVQLTIFGRAELLYVTGIVQKAHFTSRGCLLQISKESTRTENSKQTRTLWDLWEPRWKKIQNQLNDTRSLLNRYSSQLSYHASKAKTSIQEANKKLAAQEREKSDQRLNYNKDVKTSEKIKDLPSQRELHRRKWSRKLEFYFDSLQETIFTATRALNDVTGYSSIQRLRNSIELLEKSTEENRIELKKLKDTYADAIEQRTRSQKELNELLQRKSSWSPTDLERFTEIYKDDALNLKREQELKLEVSAKESKQEELGDDLYRAILTRYHEEQIWSDKIRRTSTWGTFILMGVNIFLFLVFQLLLEPWKRRRLTRSFEDKVKKALEDYSVEQNLKLEAMSANIKRGSSRVEEPQRITTEKVPPQEPRIVLTAPEQSEHETIKNKQLIERVWAWIKNFGNKFQPSSISQWDSQTTFSNVELYTYSILLLFLGVVSTALIK from the coding sequence ATGATACCGAGACGGCAAGTTCAGCTTACTATTTTTGGGAGGGCTGAGCTGCTTTATGTGACCGGGATCGTACAGAAGGCACATTTCACATCTAGAGGGTGCCTACTTCAGATATCAAAGGAATCTACGAGAACAGAGAACTCCAAGCAAACACGAACTCTATGGGACCTTTGGGAACCACGCTGGAAAAAAATTCAGAACCAATTGAATGATACACGGTCGCTGTTAAACAGATACTCATCACAATTGTCATATCATGCGTCAAAGGCCAAAACATCTATACAGGAAGCTAACAAGAAACTAGCAGCGCAAGAGCGGGAAAAGTCTGACCAGAGATTAAACTACAACAAAGATGTCAAAACGAGTGAGAAAATTAAGGATCTACCCTCACAGCGGGAGTTGCACCGGCGTAAATGGTCTCGGAAGTTGGAGTTTTATTTCGATTCACTACAAGAAACCATCTTTACCGCTACACGAGCACTAAACGATGTGACAGGATACTCCAGTATTCAGAGGCTACGTAACAGTATCGAGCTCTTGGAGAAAAGCACAGAAGAAAACCGGATcgagttgaagaagttgaaagatacaTACGCGGATGCTATCGAGCAAAGAACCAGGTCCCAAAAGGAATTAAATGAGTTGTTACAGAGGAAGAGCTCTTGGTCTCCCACGGACCTGGAGAGGTTCACTGAGATTTATAAGGACGATGCtctgaatttgaagaggGAACAGGAATTGAAGTTGGAGGTCTCTGCTAAAGAATCCAAGCAAGAAGAACTAGGAGATGATTTGTATCGAGCAATACTTACCCGTTACCATGAGGAACAGATTTGGTCCGATAAAATTAGAAGAACATCAACGTGGGGCACCTTCATTCTAATGGGAGTCAATATTTTCCTATTCTTGGTTTTCCAACTGCTGCTCGAACCATGGAAACGAAGAAGACTTACAAGATCGTTCGAAGATAAAGTAAAAAAGGCTCTTGAAGATTATTCTGTCGAACAGAATCTGAAGCTTGAGGCAATGTCTGCCAATATTAAAAGAGGCTCTTCaagagttgaagagccGCAAAGGATTACCACCGAGAAGGTACCACCTCAAGAACCTAGAATTGTACTTACAGCTCCAGAGCAGAGTGAACACGAAACAATCAAAAACAAACAACTCATAGAAAGAGTTTGGGCATGGATTAAGAACTTTGGCAATAAATTTCAaccatcttcaatttctcaatggGATTCACAGACTACTTTCTCCAACGTTGAACTATACACGTACTCGATTTTACTGCTCTTTTTGGGAGTAGTTTCGACAGCATTGATTAAATAA
- the RPT3 gene encoding proteasome regulatory particle base subunit RPT3 (similar to Saccharomyces cerevisiae RPT3 (YDR394W); ancestral locus Anc_5.486), whose translation MDELGIINPAETAVEERAAVKSYGALLSQLNNNNANLGSNTSSDVYLKLKRLEKEYELLTLQGDYIKDEQRHLKRELLRAQEEVKRIQSVPLVIGQFLEPIDQNTGIVSSTTGMSYVVRILSTLDRELLKPSMSVALHRHSNALVDILPPDSDSSISIMSENEKPDVTYADVGGLDMQKQEIREAVELPLTQADLYQQIGIDPPRGVLLYGPPGTGKTMLVKAVANSTNAAFIRVNGSEFVHKYLGEGPRMVRDVFRLARENAPSIIFIDEVDSIATKRFDAQTGSDREVQRILIELLTQMDGFDQSTNVKVIMATNRADTLDPALLRPGRLDRKIEFPSLRDRRERRLIFGTIAAKMSLAPETDLDSLIIRNDSLSGATIAAIMQEAGLRAVRKNRYVILQSDLEEAYAAQVKTDSDVDKFDFYK comes from the coding sequence ATGGACGAGCTAGGTATTATAAACCCAGCGGAAACCGCAGTTGAGGAGAGAGCGGCTGTCAAATCATATGGAGCCCTTTTATCTCAGTTGAATAATAACAATGCTAACTTAGGATCGAATACTAGTTCTGATGtctatttgaaattgaagagactCGAAAAAGAGTATGAGTTGTTGACTTTGCAAGGAGACTACATTAAGGATGAGCAGCGTCATTTGAAGCGTGAACTGTTAAGGGCACAAGAGGAAGTTAAGAGAATTCAATCTGTGCCATTGGTTATTGGGCAATTTTTGGAACCAATAGATCAAAACACAGGCATTGTATCCAGTACGACAGGTATGAGCTATGTGGTGAGAATCCTGTCCACTTTAGATCGCGAGTTATTGAAGCCATCGATGTCTGTTGCTTTACACCGTCATTCTAATGCGCTAGTTGATATTCTACCTCCAGACTCAGACTCCAGTATATCGATTATGAGTGAAAATGAGAAACCTGATGTCACATACGCTGACGTTGGTGGGTTGGATATGCAAAAACAAGAGATTAGAGAAGCAGTGGAACTGCCTTTAACTCAAGCAGACCTTTACCAACAAATTGGTATTGATCCCCCAAGAGGTGTTTTACTATATGGACCACCAGGTACAGGTAAGACTATGCTTGTCAAAGCGGTGGCCAATAGTACAAATGCCGCGTTCATTAGAGTGAATGGTTCTGAATTCGTCCACAAATACCTTGGTGAAGGTCCTAGGATGGTGCGTGACGTCTTTAGACTGGCAAGAGAGAATGCTCCATCTATTATTTTCATTGACGAAGTGGATTCTATTGCTACCAAACGTTTTGATGCTCAAACTGGTTCTGATCGTGAAGTTCAACGTATATTGATAGAGCTATTAACCCAAATGGATGGGTTTGACCAATCCACTAACGTGAAAGTGATAATGGCTACCAATAGAGCAGACACTTTGGATCCCGCATTGCTAAGACCTGGTAGATTAGATAGAAAGATCGAGTTTCCATCTTTACGTGACAGGCGTGAGCGTCGTTTGATCTTTGGTACGATCGCTGCCAAGATGTCCTTAGCGCCAGAGACTGATCTTGATTCATTGATCATCCGCAATGATTCTTTGTCGGGTGCTACCATCGCTGCTATCATGCAAGAAGCCGGTTTGCGTGCTGTTAGAAAAAATAGGTATGTTATCCTACAAAGCGATTTGGAAGAGGCATATGCTGCGCAAGTCAAAACTGATAGTGATGTCGATAAGTTTGACTTCTACAAATAA
- the SMP3 gene encoding glycosylphosphatidylinositol-alpha 1,2 mannosyltransferase (similar to Saccharomyces cerevisiae SMP3 (YOR149C); ancestral locus Anc_5.487), producing MSWSPLQLTALAISGFIALQSSYVHPDEHFQSLEVLAVRYLGVNGSLPWEFEPLNAARSFVPLLLNYGPLYFIILTIFKVRDSMTILGLVRLQNFLIYIALCQLVFKRLSETRGIDSKRTNFFIATSYLTCSFQSHSFSNSLETILLLLVLALYNELILDEKKRKVPACQASMILGFLIMLGVFNRITFPAFILLPSLAVFWYYYRSHKFHLVLLTFVSLICCLIFVEIDTVLYQSSKWVIAPLNNLLYNFDESNLQLHGLHPRYNHMLLNLPQIMGPAFLFLNPRSMNSFTRNLPLLSVLSGLLLLSAFKHQELRFLIPLAPQMFSCFDDQTFFQSTRSVHVKRLWLIFNLFLAIVMGIYHQGGILRVISYFQRDDSPLGVHIWWKTYSPPTWMYMNKELTTSTTLIENDIESIDLLPFETTKNHIVDLKGCDIELLNTTLHQFLRNGANVNLIAPNSVKSRLEKLSQFMLVPAREEKAHLDLDHLDFGDFSTFAPGITVYNVSLL from the coding sequence ATGTCCTGGAGCCCGTTGCAGCTCACTGCATTGGCTATCAGTGGGTTTATCGCTTTGCAATCTTCGTATGTTCATCCGGATGAACATTTTCAGAGTCTTGAAGTGCTTGCTGTACGGTATCTAGGAGTTAATGGGTCTCTTCCTTGGGAATTCGAGCCATTGAATGCGGCTAGAAGCTTTGTACCTCTATTGCTTAATTACGGTCCACTGTATTTTATCATTCTGACCATTTTCAAAGTCAGGGATTCCATGACTATTTTGGGCTTGGTTCGGCTTCAAAACTTCCTGATATACATTGCACTTTGTCAATTagttttcaagagattaagTGAAACTAGGGGAATTGATTCTAAGAggaccaattttttcattgCGACTTCGTACCTTACTTGTAGTTTCCAAAGCCactcattttcaaattcattggAGACAATTCTTTTACTTTTAGTGCTGGCACTTTACAATGAATTAATCCTCGATGAAAAAAAGCGGAAGGTACCTGCCTGCCAGGCTTCGATGATTCTTGGGTTTTTGATTATGTTAGGTGTTTTTAATCGAATCACTTTCCCGgctttcattcttcttccctCATTGGCGGTTTTTTGGTATTATTACAGATCCCATAAATTTCACCTTGTACTTTTGACATTCGTATCGCTAATATGTTGCTTGATATTTGTTGAGATCGATACTGTGCTGTACCAAAGCAGTAAATGGGTTATCGCCCCATTGAATAATTTACTTTacaattttgatgaatCTAACCTCCAGTTGCATGGTCTGCATCCAAGATACAATCATATGCTGTTGAACTTGCCACAAATTATGGGCCCTGcatttttgttcttgaatcCGAGGTCGATGAATAGTTTTACGAGAAATCTTCCATTGTTGTCAGTCTTATCTGGTTTACTTCTGCTTTCCGCATTCAAACATCAGGAATTGCGATTCTTAATACCACTAGCGCCTCAAATGTTTTCCTGTTTTGATGATCAAACATTTTTTCAGAGTACTCGTTCTGTTCACGTTAAAAGGTTATGGTTGATATTTAACCTCTTCCTAGCAATCGTCATGGGCATCTATCATCAGGGTGGGATTTTGAGGGTCATAAGCTACTTCCAAAGAGATGACTCGCCTCTTGGGGTTCACATATGGTGGAAAACTTACTCTCCACCAACTTGGATGTATATGAATAAAGAGTTGACCACATCCACCACGTTGATAGAGAACGATATCGAGTCGATTGACCTTTTACCGTTTGAAACCACTAAAAATCACATTGTGGACCTGAAGGGCTGCGATATCGAACTGCTCAATACCACATTACATCAATTTCTGCGAAATGGAGCCAACGTCAACCTAATTGCACCAAATTCTGTGAAAAGCCGTTTAGAAAAGCTCTCACAGTTTATGCTTGTTCCAGccagagaagaaaaagctCACCTCGATCTTGATCACCTGGATTTTGGTGACTTTTCCACATTTGCACCAGGGATCACTGTATATAACGTGTCACTTCTGTAG